The following are encoded together in the Coregonus clupeaformis isolate EN_2021a chromosome 24, ASM2061545v1, whole genome shotgun sequence genome:
- the LOC121538305 gene encoding tyrosine-protein kinase HCK-like: MGCVGSNEQQDPSSKGVVNDDSLNQTQTGQYVKDPTTGTKANRTISIAPPVPSNGPESIAIALYDYEGVNHGDLGFKKGDKLRILQESGEWWRAQLISTGKEGYIPSNYVAIDSLETEEWFFKGVIRKDAERQLLASGNKTGSFMIRDSETTKGSYSLSVRDSDSQSGDTVKHYKIRTLDNGGFYISPRITFNTLQELVSHYKKQGDGLCQALTSPCLSPKPQKPWEKDAWEIPRESLKLDRRLGAGQFGEVWMATYNKHTKVAVKTMKPGTMSVEAFLDEANLMKALQHDKLVRLNAVVTKEEPIYIITEYMEKGSLLDFLKSDEGKRVQLPKLIDFCAQIAEGMAYIEQRNYIHRDLRAANILVSKDLVCKIADFGLARIIEDNEYTAREGAKFPIKWTAPEAINYGSFTIKSDVWSFGILLTEIISYGRTPYPGMTNPEVIRSLEKGYRMQRTDSCPKELYDIMLECWKNKPEDRPTFEYLQSVLEDFYTATESQYQQQP; this comes from the exons ATGGGCTGTGTGGGGTCCAATGAGCAGCAGGATCCCAGCAGCAAAGGAGTGGTCAATGACGACTCTCTGAACCAGACTCAGACAGGCCAGTACGTCAAAGACCCCACCACAGGGACCAAGGCT AACAGAACCATATCCATTGCCCCTCCAGTCCCCTCTAATG GTCCTGAGAGCATTGCCATTGCACTGTATGACTATGAGGGTGTAAATCATGGAGACCTGGGCTTCAAGAAGGGAGACAAGCTTAGAATCTTACAGGA ATCTGGAGAATGGTGGAGAGCACAGTTAATTAGCACAGGCAAGGAAGGCTACATCCCAAGTAACTATGTAGCCATAGACAGCCTTGAAACCGAAGA GTGGTTCTTTAAAGGAGTGATCAGGAAAGATGCAGAGAGGCAGCTGCTGGCATCAGGAAACAAAACAGGATCGTTCATGATCCGTGACAGTGAGACCACCAAGG GCAGCTACTCCCTATCCGTAAGGGACAGTGATTCCCAATCAGGAGACACAGTCAAGCATTACAAGATCCGTACACTGGACAACGGTGGCTTCTATATCTCCCCACGCATCACCTTCAACACCCTGCAGGAACTGGTCAGCCACTATAAGA AGCAGGGAGATGGTCTGTGCCAGGCCTTGACCAGCCCCTGCCTCAGTCCCAAGCCCCAGAAGCCCTGGGAGAAGGATGCCTGGGAGATCCCTCGGGAGTCCCTCAAACTTGACAGGAGGCTCGGGGCTGGCCAGTTCGGAGAGGTCTGGATGG CTACATACAACAAGCACACCAAGGTGGCAGTGAAGACCATGAAGCCTGGCACGATGTCTGTGGAGGCTTTCCTGGACGAGGCTAACCTGATGAAGGCCCTGCAGCACGACAAGCTGGTCCGTCTGAACGCTGTGGTTACCAAAGAGGAACCCATCTACATCATCACAGAGTACATGGAAAAGG gcAGTTTGCTGGACTTCTTGAAGAGTGATGAGGGCAAACGTGTTCAGCTCCCCAAACTCATTGACTTCTGTGCACAG ATTGCAGAAGGTATGGCCTACATCGAGCAGAGGAACTATATCCACCGAGACCTGCGAGCCGCCAACATCCTGGTCTCAAAGGATCTGGTGTGCAAGATTGCTGACTTTGGCCTCGCCCGAATCATCGAGGACAATGAGTACACAGCCAGGGAAG GAGCAAAGTTCCCCATCAAATGGACGGCCCCGGAGGCAATCAACTATGGCTCCTTCACCATCAAATCAGATGTCTGGTCCTTTGGCATTCTTCTGACCGAGATCATCAGCTATGGACGCACACCATATCCAG GTATGACGAACCCAGAAGTGATTCGCTCTCTGGAGAAAGGTTACCGCATGCAGCGCACCGACAGCTGTCCGAAGGAGCTCTATGACATCATGTTGGAGTGCTGGAAGAACAAGCCCGAGGACCGGCCCACCTTTGAGTACCTGCAGAGTGTCCTGGAGGATTTCTACACCGCAACAGAGAGCCAGTACCAGCAACAGCCATGA